A single window of Candidatus Stygibacter australis DNA harbors:
- the lpxK gene encoding tetraacyldisaccharide 4'-kinase, translated as MTRQDFINHHLLNRSILSIILYPLSLINQVIQSCRREWYHHYKAKKADVKIISIGNITAGGSGKTPFTIWLAKKLMQQGRKIAVSHRGYKGDFENNNTLISDRDNVLPAAKKAGDEAQLLAEKLPGIPVCAGKDRWKSIQMLCEAYPDLEMIILDDSFQHLKVKHDIDIVIFKTAKPLGNGFLLPAGILREPLSAIKDADLIIFNGEGDIPETFPKYNKDIHQGSYQVEGIYVSNQTRIEVSELKSRRLGIISGIADPLSLETTISNLNLEWQFHLKFPDHYHFANTNDQQTMENQIEGSQIDYILTTEKDYTKLKHLVLSAPCAVIRIEFYLFNDDAIVTSIVIH; from the coding sequence GTGACCCGTCAGGACTTCATTAATCACCATTTACTGAATAGATCAATACTCTCAATAATTTTATATCCATTATCACTTATTAATCAAGTGATTCAGAGTTGCAGGCGAGAATGGTATCATCATTATAAGGCAAAAAAGGCTGATGTAAAGATCATTTCTATAGGCAATATAACTGCTGGGGGCAGCGGAAAAACGCCTTTCACCATCTGGCTGGCAAAAAAATTGATGCAGCAGGGCAGAAAAATTGCAGTATCTCATCGAGGATATAAAGGTGATTTTGAAAATAATAATACCCTGATATCAGACAGAGATAATGTATTACCTGCAGCTAAAAAAGCTGGCGATGAAGCACAATTATTGGCAGAGAAACTGCCAGGTATTCCAGTCTGTGCCGGGAAAGACCGCTGGAAATCAATCCAGATGCTTTGCGAGGCATATCCTGATCTGGAAATGATAATTTTGGACGACAGCTTTCAGCATCTCAAAGTAAAGCACGATATTGATATTGTGATCTTCAAGACAGCAAAACCATTAGGAAATGGGTTTTTGCTGCCTGCCGGTATTTTGCGGGAGCCATTATCAGCAATAAAAGATGCGGATCTGATCATCTTTAATGGTGAAGGTGATATACCAGAAACTTTCCCGAAGTATAATAAAGATATTCATCAGGGAAGTTATCAGGTTGAAGGGATTTATGTTAGTAACCAAACCAGGATAGAAGTGTCAGAATTAAAATCCAGAAGGTTAGGTATCATTTCTGGAATAGCTGATCCTCTTTCTCTGGAAACTACCATATCAAATTTAAATCTTGAATGGCAGTTTCATCTGAAATTTCCTGATCATTATCATTTTGCCAATACTAATGATCAACAAACCATGGAAAATCAGATAGAAGGAAGTCAAATAGATTATATATTAACTACTGAAAAGGATTATACTAAACTCAAGCATCTGGTCTTATCAGCGCCATGTGCAGTTATTAGAATTGAATTTTATCTTTTCAATGATGATGCCATCGTAACATCTATTGTTATTCATTAA
- a CDS encoding cob(I)yrinic acid a,c-diamide adenosyltransferase — MIQVYTGNGKGKTTSSLGLIIRALGHNWRVCLIQFMKNDWSYGEIKTLSKLQGLDIFQFGTKDFVNPKNPAAIDFQEAESGWAKAKEILISDKYQLVVLDEINVAVFMKLLSVEKQLELCDLAGKAELVMTGRYADEQVIARADLVTEMREQKHYFNQGVASRKGIEF; from the coding sequence GTGATCCAGGTTTACACGGGAAACGGTAAGGGTAAAACTACCAGTTCACTGGGACTGATCATCCGGGCATTAGGTCATAACTGGCGAGTATGTCTGATCCAATTCATGAAAAATGACTGGAGTTATGGAGAAATCAAAACCTTGAGTAAGCTGCAGGGATTGGATATTTTCCAATTCGGTACAAAAGATTTTGTGAATCCCAAAAATCCAGCAGCAATTGACTTTCAGGAAGCTGAATCCGGATGGGCAAAGGCAAAAGAAATATTGATATCAGATAAATATCAGCTTGTGGTTCTTGATGAGATCAATGTTGCAGTATTTATGAAACTTCTATCTGTTGAAAAGCAATTGGAATTATGTGATCTGGCAGGAAAGGCTGAACTGGTGATGACCGGGCGTTATGCCGATGAACAGGTGATAGCAAGAGCTGATCTGGTTACCGAGATGCGAGAGCAGAAGCATTATTTCAATCAAGGCGTAGCGAGTAGAAAAGGGATCGAATTTTAG
- a CDS encoding HD domain-containing protein, translating into MFEKNGEIFKFEDSEQSDELLFAPEQEEEKPVEESKKQKSNNQVERELSADFTIWKILVVDDEEDVHTITSMLFEDVSYQDKPVEIIDAYSGAEACKILAESEDIALVFLDVVMETSHAGLEVVRYLRDELGNRTTRLILRTGQPGEAPESKVIMDYEIDDYKLKTELTAQKMITSLIGGLRSYGTLRSLEYENQRRKRAEVKLQKSYERLDRVFEQTVSSLSSTIELRDAYTAGHARNVGDLAKLIAERMGMPSETCKMLKLAGYLHDIGKIKVPMELLVKEGVLDIDDWEILRGHPMTGYEVLKSIDFPWPLARVVLEHHERYNGEGYPEGKNSTELLLESQILGVADVVESMTLSRPYRKALGIDIAMEEIFNRKGEHYHPEIVEICQQIIDEGFEFEKS; encoded by the coding sequence ATGTTTGAGAAAAATGGTGAGATCTTTAAATTTGAAGATTCCGAACAATCTGATGAATTACTTTTTGCACCTGAGCAGGAAGAAGAAAAGCCGGTAGAAGAGAGTAAGAAGCAAAAAAGTAATAACCAGGTAGAACGCGAATTATCAGCAGATTTTACCATTTGGAAGATACTGGTTGTAGATGATGAAGAAGATGTGCATACGATCACGAGTATGCTTTTTGAAGATGTGAGTTATCAGGACAAACCTGTAGAAATCATTGATGCCTATAGCGGAGCTGAGGCGTGTAAAATACTGGCAGAGTCAGAGGATATAGCTTTAGTTTTTCTTGATGTGGTGATGGAAACATCTCATGCTGGACTGGAAGTAGTGCGCTATCTAAGAGATGAGCTTGGCAATCGGACTACCCGTTTGATTTTGCGTACCGGACAGCCTGGAGAAGCACCTGAGAGCAAAGTGATCATGGATTATGAAATAGATGATTACAAGCTGAAAACAGAGCTGACCGCCCAGAAGATGATCACCAGTTTGATTGGCGGTTTACGTTCATACGGTACTTTACGTAGTTTGGAATATGAAAATCAAAGACGAAAAAGAGCGGAAGTAAAATTACAAAAATCTTATGAAAGACTGGACAGAGTTTTTGAACAAACCGTAAGCAGCTTAAGCTCAACTATTGAGTTAAGAGATGCTTATACTGCAGGTCATGCGCGTAATGTAGGTGATCTGGCAAAGCTGATCGCAGAGAGAATGGGTATGCCATCAGAGACATGTAAAATGCTGAAACTTGCAGGATATCTGCATGATATCGGTAAGATCAAAGTACCTATGGAGCTTCTGGTAAAGGAAGGTGTACTAGATATTGATGATTGGGAGATATTACGCGGTCATCCGATGACAGGATATGAAGTATTAAAATCAATAGATTTTCCCTGGCCACTTGCGAGAGTGGTTCTGGAGCATCATGAACGGTATAATGGAGAAGGTTATCCTGAAGGGAAGAACAGCACAGAATTACTTCTGGAATCTCAAATACTTGGTGTGGCAGATGTTGTAGAATCTATGACCTTGTCCAGACCATATCGAAAAGCGCTTGGAATAGATATCGCCATGGAAGAGATATTTAACCGCAAGGGAGAACATTATCATCCTGAAATAGTAGAAATATGTCAGCAAATAATCGATGAGGGATTTGAGTTTGAAAAAAGTTGA
- a CDS encoding STAS domain-containing protein yields the protein MEIGHKFIGDILVINIYGELYSEQVMQMEYKLLEFSTKTNRVIIDCEELEYVDSKGLGVLISFQKLLEERGGEMAVCSPNGKVEKVFELTHFDKFTKVYATLEDALKGFED from the coding sequence ATGGAAATAGGACATAAATTTATCGGTGATATACTTGTGATCAATATCTATGGTGAATTATATAGCGAACAGGTAATGCAGATGGAATACAAGCTTCTGGAATTTTCTACTAAAACTAATCGGGTGATAATTGACTGTGAGGAATTAGAATACGTTGATAGTAAAGGTCTGGGAGTATTAATAAGTTTTCAGAAGCTTCTTGAAGAACGAGGTGGAGAAATGGCCGTGTGTTCACCCAATGGCAAAGTTGAGAAAGTATTTGAGCTTACCCACTTTGATAAATTCACTAAGGTGTACGCAACCCTGGAAGATGCTTTAAAAGGCTTTGAGGACTAA